The following are encoded in a window of Armatimonadota bacterium genomic DNA:
- the lysS gene encoding lysine--tRNA ligase: protein MLGCWCVRCPAVRRRRKWPAVWVDLLAEEILAARAEPRHVVNDAKSPSGRVHVGSLRGVILHDCVTRALRDRGVSVEFRYGYDDLDPMDGLPAGHEDLAPYLGVPLCNVPSPDPAEAPSFARYYADEFTRVFTRLGATPRIYWTSELYGSGVLDAAIRIALDRAEEIIEIDRAISGSRKAERHPFQVICKSCGKIGTTVVTGWDGDQVSYACRPDKVAWAQGCGHEGRRSPFGGGGKLQYVTEWAAKWHVLGVTVEGAGKDHMTRGGSFDRAGAIVEAVYGSPRPFSIPYEWFLVGGRKMASSKGVGMAAVEFAEVLRPELARFTMVRPHYRQHVDFDPSGETIPLLYDEFDRAARAHAGREDDPDLARTFYYAHACEPQAGVFRLRFTRVAHLSQIPSADLEREAERGKDAPLTEEDRRELAARLADVRRWLKSYAPEDYRFEVQTTLPQAASGLSPEQRAFLAALVPLVREAVDGDSLHGAIHAMKGELGLAPKAAFGAIYLAFLGKESGPQAGWFLAALDRQFVICRLLEASAPAGEAPVA, encoded by the coding sequence CTGTTAGGTTGCTGGTGCGTTCGATGCCCGGCTGTGCGCCGGAGGAGGAAGTGGCCTGCCGTGTGGGTTGATCTTCTGGCCGAGGAGATCCTGGCGGCTCGTGCTGAGCCGCGCCACGTTGTCAACGACGCCAAGAGCCCGTCGGGCCGCGTCCACGTGGGCTCCCTGCGCGGCGTGATCCTGCATGATTGCGTGACCCGCGCGCTGCGGGACCGAGGCGTGTCCGTTGAGTTCCGCTACGGCTACGACGACCTCGATCCCATGGACGGCCTGCCTGCCGGCCACGAGGACCTTGCGCCCTACCTGGGCGTGCCCCTGTGCAACGTGCCTTCTCCTGATCCAGCCGAGGCGCCCAGCTTCGCGCGATACTACGCGGACGAGTTCACACGCGTCTTCACCCGGCTCGGTGCAACCCCCCGGATCTACTGGACGAGCGAGCTGTACGGCTCAGGGGTGCTCGACGCTGCGATCCGGATCGCGCTGGACCGGGCGGAGGAGATCATCGAGATTGACCGCGCGATCAGCGGGAGCCGGAAGGCCGAGCGCCATCCGTTCCAGGTCATATGCAAGTCCTGCGGCAAGATCGGCACCACCGTGGTTACCGGCTGGGACGGCGACCAGGTTTCCTACGCGTGCCGTCCGGACAAGGTGGCCTGGGCGCAGGGGTGCGGGCACGAGGGCCGGCGCTCGCCTTTCGGCGGGGGCGGCAAGCTTCAGTACGTCACCGAATGGGCGGCCAAGTGGCACGTCTTAGGCGTGACCGTGGAGGGCGCCGGAAAGGACCACATGACCCGGGGAGGCAGCTTCGATCGGGCGGGCGCGATCGTTGAAGCCGTCTACGGATCCCCGCGCCCGTTCTCGATACCCTACGAGTGGTTCCTGGTGGGCGGCCGGAAGATGGCCTCCAGCAAGGGGGTGGGAATGGCCGCGGTCGAGTTCGCAGAGGTCCTGCGGCCCGAGCTGGCCCGGTTCACCATGGTCCGGCCTCACTACCGTCAGCACGTGGATTTCGACCCATCGGGGGAGACGATACCCCTGCTGTACGATGAGTTCGATCGGGCGGCGCGTGCGCACGCAGGCCGTGAAGATGACCCTGACCTCGCGCGGACCTTCTACTACGCGCACGCCTGTGAGCCGCAGGCAGGCGTCTTCCGCCTCCGCTTCACCCGGGTGGCCCACCTGAGCCAGATCCCGAGCGCGGATTTGGAGAGGGAAGCCGAGCGCGGGAAGGACGCCCCCCTGACCGAGGAGGACCGGCGCGAACTGGCCGCACGGCTTGCCGATGTGCGCCGGTGGCTGAAGTCCTACGCTCCCGAGGATTACAGGTTCGAGGTTCAGACGACCTTGCCTCAGGCCGCTTCTGGGCTTTCGCCCGAGCAGCGCGCGTTCCTGGCCGCCCTGGTCCCTCTGGTCAGGGAGGCGGTGGACGGTGACTCGCTGCACGGGGCCATACACGCGATGAAGGGGGAGCTCGGGCTCGCGCCGAAGGCGGCGTTCGGAGCTATCTATCTGGCGTTTCTGGGCAAGGAGTCGGGTCCCCAGGCCGGATGGTTCCTGGCGGCGCTCGACAGGCAGTTTGTGATCTGCCGCCTGCTGGAGGCCTCCGCCCCGGCAGGCGAGGCCCCGGTTGCCTGA
- a CDS encoding HU family DNA-binding protein: MNKEQLIDKVADKTGATKKNALEVFNMALDLITGALRKGEKVTLVGFGTFLVRKRKAREGRNPQTGAKIKIPAKKVPAFTAGKDLKAAVK; this comes from the coding sequence ATGAACAAGGAACAGCTCATCGATAAGGTCGCCGACAAGACGGGCGCCACCAAGAAGAACGCGCTCGAGGTGTTCAACATGGCGCTGGATCTGATCACCGGCGCCTTGCGCAAGGGTGAGAAGGTGACCCTGGTCGGCTTTGGCACCTTCCTGGTGCGCAAGCGGAAGGCGCGCGAGGGCCGCAACCCGCAGACCGGCGCCAAGATCAAGATCCCGGCCAAGAAGGTGCCGGCGTTCACCGCTGGGAAGGATCTCAAGGCCGCGGTCAAGTAG
- a CDS encoding DNA primase, producing the protein MSRGWIAGETKEEIRRRTDIVALISSHASLKKSGRYYKGLCPFHQEKTPSFHVDPERGLFHCFGCGAGGDIFDFLMRSANLNFMEAAAELGRRAGIEVETSPDAAQRASEREQILRALDAARDHFQAMLASAGRKARAYLARRGVSEEIASAFHLGYAAPGWDGMLVALQARGYPAALLEQAGLAAPRASGGYYDVFRDRLMFPILDLQDRVVAFGGRALDDAEPKYLNSKETPAFSKGRLLYALGPARDAIRERGEVLVVEGYMDVLACHQFGFCNAVASLGTALTADQVGLLRRFAQRAVLMYDPDQAGAAAAERGLALCEEAEVSVRVAVLPSGEDPDAYLRRHGAEAFGHLLAGALPMFEYRLEAAALRHDPDTREGKLALVDEMLDVIQMVANPVRAAEYLRALAGRFAVPEDALRQRLRSRKRSGRSPTQQRGAMTPSGDRAREEAERLLLHLMVAEPGRRTEIARVLDADAFSVPAHRALATALLVSPDADAGTLREGLDDAASVLLVRLAFEPPPVTERDKDRAAAEAVRYLVHTSPAAAERERLWVALQAAQACGDETELRRLQAAYAELITAGRRRN; encoded by the coding sequence ATGAGTCGCGGGTGGATTGCGGGTGAGACCAAGGAGGAGATCAGGCGGCGGACCGACATCGTCGCCCTGATCTCGAGCCATGCCTCGCTGAAGAAGTCCGGCCGTTACTACAAGGGGCTCTGCCCGTTCCACCAGGAGAAGACGCCGTCATTCCACGTAGACCCTGAGCGGGGGCTGTTTCACTGCTTCGGCTGCGGCGCAGGCGGCGACATCTTCGACTTCTTGATGCGCTCCGCCAACCTCAACTTCATGGAGGCCGCGGCGGAGCTAGGCCGGCGGGCAGGCATTGAGGTCGAAACCTCGCCTGATGCCGCGCAGCGGGCGTCGGAGCGGGAGCAGATCCTGCGCGCGCTGGACGCCGCCCGCGACCACTTCCAGGCAATGCTTGCCTCGGCAGGGCGAAAGGCGCGGGCATACCTGGCGCGGCGAGGGGTGAGCGAGGAAATCGCCAGTGCGTTTCACCTCGGCTACGCGGCGCCGGGATGGGATGGCATGCTGGTCGCGCTCCAGGCCCGGGGCTATCCGGCAGCGCTGCTGGAGCAGGCCGGTCTCGCAGCACCGCGGGCCAGCGGGGGGTACTACGATGTGTTTCGCGACCGCCTAATGTTCCCGATCCTGGACCTTCAGGACCGTGTGGTGGCCTTCGGCGGCCGCGCGCTTGACGACGCCGAACCCAAGTACCTGAACTCGAAGGAGACCCCTGCGTTCTCCAAGGGCAGGTTGCTCTATGCGCTCGGTCCTGCCCGCGACGCGATTCGGGAGCGAGGAGAGGTCCTCGTGGTGGAAGGCTACATGGATGTCCTGGCCTGCCACCAGTTTGGGTTCTGCAATGCGGTGGCTTCTCTAGGAACCGCACTTACCGCCGATCAGGTTGGCCTGCTCAGGCGGTTCGCGCAGCGCGCCGTGCTCATGTACGATCCGGACCAGGCCGGAGCAGCGGCGGCCGAGCGCGGCCTGGCGCTGTGTGAGGAAGCGGAGGTATCGGTTCGCGTCGCCGTCCTGCCGTCGGGCGAGGATCCCGACGCCTACTTGCGGCGCCATGGCGCCGAGGCATTCGGCCATCTGCTGGCCGGTGCGCTCCCCATGTTCGAGTACCGCCTCGAGGCCGCCGCTCTCCGCCATGATCCCGATACGAGGGAAGGGAAACTCGCGCTTGTTGACGAAATGTTGGATGTTATTCAGATGGTCGCGAATCCGGTTCGTGCGGCAGAGTACCTGCGCGCGCTGGCCGGACGGTTTGCGGTGCCCGAGGATGCCCTGCGCCAGCGCTTGCGCTCGCGCAAGCGGTCAGGGCGCTCTCCCACACAGCAACGGGGCGCGATGACGCCGAGCGGCGACCGGGCCCGGGAGGAAGCGGAGCGGTTGCTGCTGCACCTGATGGTGGCGGAACCGGGCCGCAGGACGGAGATCGCCCGGGTGCTGGACGCCGACGCGTTTTCCGTTCCGGCGCACCGGGCTCTGGCGACGGCACTGCTGGTGTCGCCGGATGCGGACGCAGGCACGCTGCGCGAGGGGCTGGATGACGCGGCTTCGGTTCTGCTGGTGCGGCTGGCGTTTGAACCGCCGCCGGTGACCGAGAGGGACAAGGACCGGGCCGCTGCCGAGGCAGTGCGCTACCTGGTGCACACCAGCCCCGCGGCGGCTGAGCGAGAGCGACTGTGGGTGGCCCTTCAGGCGGCCCAGGCGTGCGGGGATGAGACAGAGCTTCGACGGCTCCAGGCTGCCTACGCGGAGCTGATCACGGCGGGGCGGCGGCGAAACTAG
- the rpoD gene encoding RNA polymerase sigma factor RpoD: MAKKKPQVQVSTEELTPELRALVELGRKRGFLTHDDILEQFPEIEQNVDQVDRLYAILAEQGIEIVEDAKEAEARPKREVEEEAESAIKPPEGISIDDPVRMYLKEIGKVSLLTQPQEVSLAQRMEKGDEEAKRRLIEANLRLVVSIAKKYVGRGMLFLDLIQEGNLGLIRAVEKFDWRKGYKFSTYATWWIRQAITRALADQARTIRIPVHMVETINKLVRISRQLLQELGREPSPEEISAAMGLSVERVREINKIAQEPISLETPIGEEEDSHLGDFIEDHDALAPAEAASFTMLKEQLEGVLETLTPRERKVLRLRFGLDDGRPRTLEEVGREFGVTRERIRQIEAKALRKLRHPSRSKRLKDFIE; this comes from the coding sequence ATGGCGAAGAAGAAGCCGCAAGTCCAGGTGAGCACCGAGGAGCTAACGCCCGAGCTGCGGGCGCTCGTTGAGCTCGGGCGCAAGCGTGGGTTCTTGACGCACGACGACATCCTCGAGCAGTTCCCCGAGATAGAGCAGAACGTGGACCAGGTAGACCGGCTCTACGCGATCCTGGCAGAGCAGGGGATCGAGATAGTGGAGGACGCCAAGGAGGCCGAGGCCAGGCCGAAGCGCGAGGTCGAGGAGGAGGCCGAGTCCGCTATCAAGCCCCCGGAGGGGATCTCGATTGACGATCCCGTCCGTATGTACCTCAAGGAGATCGGCAAGGTATCGCTGCTCACCCAGCCGCAAGAGGTTTCGCTGGCGCAGCGGATGGAGAAAGGCGATGAGGAGGCCAAGCGGCGACTGATCGAGGCCAACCTTCGGCTAGTTGTCTCGATTGCCAAGAAATACGTGGGCCGGGGGATGCTGTTCCTGGACCTCATCCAGGAGGGCAACCTGGGGCTGATCCGCGCCGTCGAGAAGTTCGACTGGCGCAAGGGGTACAAGTTCAGCACATATGCCACCTGGTGGATCAGGCAGGCGATCACACGCGCGCTGGCCGACCAGGCGCGGACGATCCGTATCCCGGTTCATATGGTCGAGACCATCAACAAGCTGGTGCGCATCTCGCGGCAGCTGTTGCAGGAACTGGGGCGCGAGCCTAGCCCCGAGGAGATCTCCGCGGCGATGGGCCTGTCGGTGGAGCGGGTGCGCGAGATCAACAAGATCGCCCAGGAGCCGATCTCGCTAGAAACGCCCATCGGCGAGGAGGAAGACAGCCACCTGGGCGACTTCATCGAGGACCACGACGCGCTGGCGCCGGCAGAGGCCGCCTCGTTCACGATGCTCAAGGAGCAGCTAGAGGGCGTGCTTGAAACCCTGACCCCGCGCGAGCGTAAGGTGCTGAGACTGAGGTTCGGCCTGGACGACGGCCGGCCGCGCACGCTGGAAGAGGTGGGGCGGGAGTTCGGGGTCACCCGTGAGCGCATCCGGCAGATTGAGGCAAAGGCGCTACGCAAGCTGCGACACCCCAGCCGCAGCAAGCGGCTGAAGGACTTCATCGAGTAG
- a CDS encoding D-2-hydroxyacid dehydrogenase translates to MPEERYAIVSTDALTVLVLSRVEERHLDAIRAVDPRVRVMAATGPEHAQTLAAEADVIVAWQIPQPVLDRAERLRWIHATAAGVDGLLVPAVVEGRVILTSSVGIHSTVLPEHVMALVLAFSRRLHVAVRLQSVRRWDRAACVGGEVEGQVLGVLGLGAIGRALSRRASAFGMRVIGTKRIPEAMPYVERVLPPEGTDQVLRDADYVVVLLPLTRQTRGLIDARALSLMKRSAVLINVGRGPVVVEEALIAALRGGVIAGAGLDVFEREPLSPESPLYDMENVIITPHVSGASPAYFDRAIPLFCENLRRYLIGAPMLNVVDAERGY, encoded by the coding sequence TTGCCTGAGGAGAGGTACGCGATCGTGAGCACCGACGCGCTGACGGTGCTGGTGCTGTCCAGGGTGGAGGAACGTCACCTTGACGCGATCCGCGCCGTGGATCCACGCGTCCGCGTGATGGCCGCGACCGGCCCCGAGCACGCCCAAACCCTGGCCGCGGAGGCCGACGTTATCGTCGCCTGGCAGATCCCCCAACCGGTGCTGGACCGGGCCGAGCGGCTACGCTGGATCCACGCCACCGCCGCCGGAGTGGACGGGCTGCTGGTCCCGGCCGTGGTTGAAGGACGCGTCATTCTAACGAGCAGCGTTGGGATTCACTCCACGGTGCTGCCCGAGCACGTGATGGCCCTGGTGCTGGCGTTCTCCAGGCGTCTGCACGTGGCCGTCCGACTCCAGTCGGTTCGCCGGTGGGATAGGGCGGCCTGCGTGGGCGGAGAGGTCGAGGGCCAGGTCCTGGGCGTGCTGGGGCTGGGCGCCATCGGGCGCGCCCTGTCGCGCCGGGCCTCGGCGTTCGGCATGCGGGTGATCGGAACCAAGCGGATACCGGAGGCGATGCCCTACGTGGAGCGCGTCCTGCCGCCGGAGGGTACGGACCAGGTCCTGAGAGATGCAGACTACGTGGTGGTGCTGCTTCCGCTCACGCGCCAGACCCGAGGTCTGATCGACGCCCGGGCCCTCTCGCTGATGAAGCGGTCGGCCGTGCTGATCAACGTGGGACGCGGTCCCGTGGTGGTGGAGGAGGCGCTGATCGCGGCCCTGCGTGGCGGAGTGATCGCCGGCGCCGGCCTCGATGTCTTTGAACGCGAGCCTCTGTCCCCGGAAAGCCCGTTGTACGACATGGAGAACGTTATCATAACGCCGCACGTCTCAGGCGCCTCTCCGGCCTACTTCGACCGGGCGATTCCCCTGTTCTGCGAGAATCTCCGCAGGTACCTGATCGGGGCGCCGATGCTCAACGTCGTGGATGCCGAGCGGGGCTACTAG
- the fusA gene encoding elongation factor G: MKRYSPDQIRNIAVVGHGGTGKTTLVEAMLFRTGAIDRQGRVDDGTTTTDFDPEEIRRKHTINASLAPLEWEGAKVNLIDTPGYPDFAGEMVGALRVCEGALVVVDARAGVEVQTEQAWARANEQGLARMVVVNRLDREHASFSQTMEGLNARFGRQIIPLLLPIGAEAGLCGVADVLSMKAYTVRDGQESVRELPAELKEEAAAARERLMELAAESDDALLEKYLEAGALSDEEIRRGLIAGVRAGKIVPAMPASATRRIGVGQVLSAIVDLLPSPAHRGPASGTHPRNGSEVPVEPSEAGPFAALVFKTMADPYVGRLSYFRVYGGTFASDSQVFNASRDKTERVGQLYHLRGKQQEATPQVCPGDIGAVAKLADTATGDTLCSKDAPVRLAPVVFPQPAISMAIEPKSKADEDKMGSALHRLAEEDPTFSVRRDPELKQTVISGMGESHLEIMADRLRRKFGVDVVLAPPRVPYRETVKGRGKAQGRHVKQSGGRGQYGVCFVEMEPLPRGSGFEFVDKIFGGAIPNQYIPSVEKGARKALEEGILAGYQVVDVRVTLVDGKYHDVDSSDIAFQLAGALAVKEAAAQAGLTLLEPILDLAVHVPEALMGDIIGDLNSKRARISGMESQGDGTTIVKAQVPQGEVLRYASDLRSITGGRGSFTATFSHYDPVPGHVAERLVAEARRQKEEAEGPRA; encoded by the coding sequence TTGAAGCGCTACAGTCCGGACCAGATAAGGAACATCGCCGTCGTCGGGCACGGGGGAACGGGCAAGACTACCCTGGTGGAGGCGATGCTCTTTCGCACGGGGGCCATAGATCGCCAGGGCCGTGTGGACGACGGCACGACCACAACGGACTTCGATCCGGAGGAGATCAGGCGCAAGCACACCATCAACGCATCGCTGGCCCCACTGGAGTGGGAGGGCGCCAAGGTCAACCTGATTGACACACCTGGATACCCGGACTTCGCGGGCGAGATGGTCGGCGCGCTGCGCGTCTGCGAGGGCGCGCTGGTGGTCGTGGACGCAAGGGCCGGCGTGGAGGTGCAGACCGAGCAGGCATGGGCGCGTGCGAATGAGCAGGGCCTGGCCCGGATGGTTGTCGTGAACCGTCTCGACCGCGAGCACGCCAGCTTCTCCCAGACCATGGAAGGGTTGAATGCCAGGTTTGGGAGGCAGATCATCCCGCTGCTCCTGCCGATCGGTGCGGAGGCAGGGCTCTGCGGGGTAGCGGATGTGCTCTCGATGAAGGCGTACACCGTGCGCGACGGGCAAGAATCCGTCCGGGAGCTGCCCGCCGAACTGAAAGAGGAGGCGGCGGCCGCTCGCGAGCGGCTGATGGAGCTGGCCGCCGAGAGCGACGATGCGCTTCTCGAGAAGTACCTGGAAGCAGGCGCGTTGAGCGACGAGGAGATCCGGCGTGGTCTGATCGCCGGGGTCCGTGCCGGCAAGATCGTGCCTGCCATGCCCGCCTCCGCCACCAGGCGGATTGGCGTGGGCCAGGTGTTGTCGGCGATCGTTGACCTCCTGCCCTCCCCGGCCCACCGCGGCCCGGCCTCCGGCACCCACCCGCGAAACGGATCAGAGGTTCCTGTTGAGCCGTCCGAGGCAGGTCCGTTTGCCGCCCTGGTGTTCAAGACCATGGCCGATCCCTACGTGGGCAGGCTGTCGTACTTCCGCGTCTACGGCGGGACCTTCGCGTCGGACTCCCAGGTGTTCAACGCGTCCCGCGACAAGACTGAACGGGTGGGCCAGCTCTATCATCTGCGCGGCAAGCAACAGGAAGCCACCCCGCAGGTATGCCCGGGAGACATCGGCGCCGTGGCCAAGCTGGCCGACACCGCCACCGGGGACACGCTGTGCTCCAAGGATGCGCCGGTCCGCCTGGCGCCGGTGGTGTTTCCACAGCCCGCGATCTCGATGGCGATCGAGCCCAAGAGCAAGGCCGACGAGGACAAGATGGGCAGCGCCCTGCACCGCCTGGCAGAAGAGGACCCAACGTTCAGCGTCCGCCGCGATCCGGAGCTCAAGCAGACCGTGATCTCGGGCATGGGCGAGTCCCACCTGGAGATCATGGCCGACCGGCTGCGGCGCAAGTTTGGCGTGGACGTGGTGCTCGCGCCCCCGCGTGTGCCCTACCGGGAGACCGTCAAGGGCCGAGGCAAGGCACAGGGCCGGCACGTCAAGCAGAGCGGCGGACGCGGGCAGTACGGGGTGTGCTTCGTGGAGATGGAGCCGCTTCCGCGCGGCAGCGGGTTTGAGTTCGTGGACAAGATCTTCGGCGGAGCGATACCCAACCAGTACATCCCCTCGGTCGAGAAGGGTGCCCGCAAGGCACTCGAGGAGGGCATCCTGGCCGGGTACCAGGTAGTGGATGTCAGGGTCACGCTCGTGGATGGGAAGTACCACGATGTGGACTCATCGGACATCGCCTTCCAGCTCGCTGGCGCGCTGGCGGTCAAGGAGGCGGCGGCGCAGGCCGGGTTGACCCTGCTGGAGCCGATCCTGGACCTGGCCGTCCACGTCCCTGAGGCGTTGATGGGCGACATCATCGGCGATCTGAACTCCAAGCGCGCCCGCATCAGCGGCATGGAATCGCAGGGAGACGGCACGACGATCGTGAAAGCCCAGGTTCCCCAGGGAGAGGTCCTGCGGTATGCCTCGGATCTGCGATCTATTACCGGAGGGCGCGGCTCGTTTACTGCCACGTTCTCCCACTACGATCCGGTTCCCGGTCACGTGGCTGAACGGCTCGTGGCCGAGGCCCGCCGCCAGAAGGAGGAGGCGGAGGGCCCCCGGGCATAA